The Litoribrevibacter albus genome segment GTCGGGCTCAAAGAAACCCAATCTCTGGTGGAGCAACAAAGTAATAGCTCGGTAAAGGTGAAGACTTACTCACTGGACGTTGCTGATAAAAATGCGGTTTTCCAACATGCCGATGATGTTGAGAAAGAGTTTGGGCAAGTTAATCTGGTGTTTAATAACGCCGGGGTAGCATTATCCGCCAAGCTGGTGGAAGTCGATATGGCCGACTTCGAATGGTTAATGAATATCGACTTTTGGGGCGTGGTTTACGGTACACAGGCATTTTTGCCTAAGTTAATTGCCTCTGGTGATGGTCATATCATTAACATTTCCAGCGTGTTTGGCATCATCAGTGTACCGAAACAAGGCACCTATAACGCAGCGAAGTTTGCTGTTCGAGGGTATACCGAAGCCTTACGACAAGAGCTGATCTTGGATAATCTTCCGGTGCAGGTGAGTTGTGTTCACCCTGGGGGTATTCAAACCGAGATTGCCCGTAATGCGCGTATTGGTGAGAGTGAATGTCGGGAATCAACCGATTCCACCTTTGATAAACTGGCTAAAACGTCGCCTAAAAGAGCGGCTGAAATCATTATCAGTGGTGTGAAATCGAATAAAGCACGAATTCTGGTGGGGCCAGATGCTCATGTGATCCATATGTTGGCGCGTGTGTTAGGTGCTCGTTACCAATCGCTTACTCAGCTTTGGGCGAAGAAAATGATTTATTAATGGATTGATGCGCTTTCTATTTATTAAGCGTGGGCAATCGAAACATGCATAACGATCGAAACATGCATAACGATCGAAACATGCATGGATAACGTCTCTGATCCAACGAAGTAATTACTAGAGTCCTTTCGTTGAATTTATACTCCGCCTTGTGCGGAGTTTTTTTTGTCTGCTTTAATGGCTTCCATCTTTTATCCATGATTATTAATTTTATTTAATCTATCATCCATCACGCGGTTAATAGACGATTTATAGACTGGCCTTGTCATTAAGAACTTAGGAAGCGCACAAATGAATATGTTGATGAAAAAGGTCTCTGTCTACGCTGTTTCAGTTTCTACCATGTTGGGGTTTATTGCTGTCTCAACACCTGTGTCGGCGGATGGTGAAGCCGAGTTACTTCAAATGAAACGTACACCGGTGAGTGTTGAACCGGCCCTTATTGCCATTAATGATGCATTTCCGGGTTTGATTTATGAGTTGGAACTGGATGAACACCGAGGGCAATTGGTATACGACGCCGAAGTGGTGAATCTTAAGGATGGAACACTTTATGAAGTGATGTACCGTCCGGTGAGTGGCAATGTCGAGCTGAAAGAAACAGAGAATATTTCGCTACTCGGGTTTAATCGCTTTAATAAAGCTGAGCTGCATGCTCTGGAGTTGATGGAGCAGCACAAGTACTCCCTGATTGATCAATTGGCTAAGGTGAAGGCCAACTATCCTGGCGCGATAAGAGAAGTAGAGTTAGAGAGTGACAAAGGGGTCAGCTATTACAAAATTAAGCTGATATCTCCGGAAGGTGTTCGAAGGAAAGTGATTCTAGATACTGAAAACGGAGAAATGATTCCGGTAATGGATCATGACTGACTCGGTTTCTCCGCTTAGGTATCAGTCACAACCAGTAAATAATGAGATTAGGAACGTGAAAATACTGATTGTCGAAGATGACAGAACAACTCGTGACTTCCTGCAACAAGCCTTAACGGAGCAGGGGTATTTGGCAGAAGTTGCTGAAGATGGCCAGGACGGTTTATTTCAGGCAATGGAGCTGAATTTTGATCTCATTATTCTTGATCGTATGTTACCAAAAATGGACGGTTTGACTGTGTTGCAAGCTTTGCGCTCCAGTGGTCGTTCAGTGCCAGTGCTTATTTTAAGTGCCTTGGACAGTGTGGATGAACGTGTTAAAGGGTTGAAGCAAGGGGGAGATGACTATTTAGTCAAACCCTTTGCGTTGGCTGAGTTGTTGGCTCGGGTGGAGATTCTGATTCGACGCACCGAGTCCGCATCGCTGACTCAACAAGTAACAGAGTTGGTGATGAAAAACCTCAAACTGGATTTATTGTCCCACAAACTGTTTGTGCATCAGCAAGAGATTGAACTGCAACCTAAAGAGTTTCAGCTGCTGAAGTATTTGTTAGAGCATCCTGGTCAGGTGGTTACCCGGACAATGTTGTTCGAAGCGGTCTGGAATTATCAGTTTGACCCACAAACCAATGTGATTGATGTACACGTGGCGAGGCTTCGTAAAAAGTTAGCTGCCACTGGTTGCCTGGTTGAGATTGAGACGGTGAGAGGGGTGGGCTATCGTCTTTCCTCTGACTAAGCATACGGTTCGTCGCCTTCGGAATAATTCAATTTGGCGACTAACTATGCTCTACACCTTTATCACCACCTTGTTGGTCACGGCGGTGATGTCGGGTGTCTATTACTTTAGTGTCGGGCAGGTGGTTCGAGCACAAGAACGTAATTTTAGCGAAGCGGTGTTACAGCACCGATTGCTGTCTAAACAGTTGACGCTTGAGGAATATAAAATTCAGTTCACTCCTGAGTTTCAGTTGTCGGATACCCTTAGTTTTAGTTTCCAGTGGGGAGCAAACCCTTCCGAGATTGTTGGTCGCTTGTCTTTGATTCCCAGAGAAGTCGCCTCTTGCCCGCAAGTCTCCCAATTTCCTGTCTATCAGGCTCGTTATGGTGCAATAGAGATTCTAACTGGCTGTACCATTCCTGCTCATGATGGGCGAGTCTTAATCGCACAAAACCGCCAAGGCTTGGATCGTTGGCAAATGCTGTTTAAGAAAGCCAGCCTTTTCACCTTATGTGCGACTGTCTTGTTTGGCAGTATTTGTGGTTGGTGGTTCTCACGTAAGCTCATCCGTAAAGTGACTTTGTTTAATTATACGGTCTCGAAAGTTGAGCAAGGGGACATGACGGCACGAGTTCCGGAGCGTGACAATGGTGATGAATTTGATGAGATGGCTCAGCACATTAACCGGATGCTGAATCAATTGGAATCTACCTTCGAAACCATTCGTGGCACTACTGATGCCATCGCTCATGATCTTAGAACACCATTAAATCGGATGCGTTTGAAGTTGGAACGCTTAGTGTGTCTACCGGAGGGTGAGATCAAGGCAGATGAATTGGCTGATGTGTTGGCCGAGCTGGATACCGTCTTGTCGACCTTTAACTCGATGCTTGAATTAACCAGGCTAGAGCACGGTATTCTGAGTATGGATCATGAAGAAATTAATCTCAGATCTGTAGTGGAGGATGCGCTGGAATTGATCGAACCTTTTGTGGATGATCAGGGTCAGTCGATGACATCTCAACTAAATGATGTCTATCTTCATGGTGATCGTAATCTGCTCTTCCGAGCGATCTACAACCTTTTGGATAATGCTGTGAAATACTCAGGTTCTGAGGCTCAGATCGGAGTAACCTTAACTGATCAACAGTTAGTGATTGCTGACTCAGGGCCGGGCATTGCGCCGGATCAAATTGAGAAAGCATTTCAGCGATTGGGGCGTTTGGATTCCAGTCGCAGCCAGAAAGGCTATGGTTTAGGGTTGTCGATAGTTAAAGCGATTTTAAAACAGCAGGGTATGAAGATAGAGTTGAAGGATAACCAGCCAGGGTTAAAGGTTGTGATTTATCTTTCAAGGAAATAAGTAGAGATTAGAATAAAAAAACGGGCTGAAATGGCCCGCTTTTTTATTGCTGTTTGTTCTGCCGTAAATGCTGTTGAACTTAGCTTTTCAACGACTGAACAACTTGCTTGAAGATACGTGGACTTGCCACAAAAGTATCTTCACCAGGGCGTGGTGCACCCTTGGAATCACCAACCAATGCGCCGGCTTCTTTAGCAATCAGAATTGCAGCGTCCAACTTGGTTCTTGATCCTTTCACGATTGCCGCTTCAGTTTTGCCAGAAGCCGCATAGGCAATTGATAACAGTGGGCTGTCGATGTCACACAGCTGATAGCCTGTTGCGCTTAGCTTCTGAGCAGTTTCAAAGTTTGCGCTGTTTAGGAAGTTTCCTGATACCACTTTACCAGCAACTGAGAAGTTGTCAGAGAAACGGATACGGCGATCATTGCTCTGAGCACCACGACCTTTTGATGCAGTAAACTCTTCTTGTGTTGCTGGATTAATAATAACGGCGTGTTCAGCAACATCGCGGAAGTAGTAGGTCACAGCAAGTGCGTAACTTGGAATTTGTCGGATGTATTGACTTTGAGAGTCTAGAATTTGGATTTCCCAGCGGGATTGAGCGGCACTGTCACCAATCGCATCAAACTGACCCACGATGTAATGTTCTGGGTAGCTTTTAGCAAGTAGGCGAATAATCTGTTGTTCTGCATTGCGAAGATAGCTTGGCAGAATGGATGCAAGTGGTTTTCCTTCACGAATTTCGGAATCAAGACGATCCTGTCCAGACACAAGAGATTCAGCTGCGCGACGAGCCGCGCGCAGGGCATTATTCAGGTATGGGTGCATTGCGTATTCACCTGGTTGGTTAACAGTACTTTTAAAAGAGCGGAGTATTTAAACTCGGGACCCGGCAATATTTTGAGAGAGGAAAAGACTTACAGAAACTCCTGAGCTCTCGTTTCGTACATTGCCTGATCAAAATTTGGGCGCATTATATCAGAAGCGTTAAAAAGGTCTAGCGACTTTCGAGTAAAGGTTTTTATTCGAATGTATCTGTGGATTTGTTACACTGTCCGGCTTCTTTTACGTTGCATATTAGTTTTTAGTTACACGCAAGCAACGAGTCACATGCAAGCAATAAGGGGTTTAGCGTCATGACCGAACAAGATAAAGAGATAACGGCTTTGAGCTTTGATCTGCTATCAAATGTTCGTGTGGTGATGGTCAATACAACGCTTCCTGGCAACATTGGTTCTGCGGCAAGAGCAATGAAAACCATGGGTTTATCTGATTTGGTATTGGTTGATCCGAAAAAACCGATCAATGACGAGGCTGTGGCGCGTTCTTCTGGCGCAACCGATATTCTGGAAGCCGCGAGACAAGTTGCAACGCTGGATGAGGCTGTAGAGGATTGTAGCCTGGTGATCGGTACCAGTGCTCGTTCCAGAAGCATTCCTTGGCCATTGTTAAATCCTCGTCAATGTGCAGAACGAACTATTCTGACATCGAAACGTCAAAAAGTTGCAATAGTATTTGGTCGTGAGGATCGAGGATTAACGAATGAGGAACTGGCAAAGTGTCAGGCTCATGTTCATATCCCGACAAATCCGGATTACAGCTCGTTAAATATTGCATCGGCCATTCAGGTAATTTGTTACGAACTAAGAATGGCTGTGGAATCTGAAGTAAACCCGTCACCCGAATTTTGGGGGGTGGATTGGGATAAAGAATTGGCTTCGGCGCAAGAGATTGATGGCTTTATCAATCACCTGGAAACGGTAATGGTGGAATCAGAGTTTCTTGATCCTGAAAACCCAAGATATGTAATGACTCGGTTAAGACGTTTATTTAACCGAAGCTTACCTGATAAGGTAGAAATTAATGTATTGAGAGGTATCCTTTCCTCGATTTCGAGAAAAATGAAATCATAGAAATGGATAGCCCTGATGAGTGTTGATACGAAAGTATGTGTACACTTAGATAAGAGGTTGTGATTCATGAATATGAATCCGAACTAACTTCATTAAATGGTTATGTAGATATGCGCTTTATTAAACGACAGTTAATGATCAAGGAACGATGTTGTTGCTCTTAATTGATTTGAGAACCCGATTGAGTTTCCGTTAATTTAGATAAACAACAGAGAACATTATGTTTAAACGTTTAAAAGAAGATATCCGCAGCGTATTTGATCGTGATCCGGCCGCGCGTAATTCCTTTGAGATTCTGACTAACTATCCTGGCGTACATGCCATTTTGATGCATAGAGCGGCTCATGCTTTGTGGAAAAAAGACTTAAAACTGGCGGCGCGCAGCTTGTCGAGTTTCAGTCGTTTTGTCACAGGTATTGAGATTCACCCTGGTGCGACCATTGGTCGTCGTTTCTTTATTGATCATGGCATGGGCGTTGTGATTGGTGAGACGGCTGAGATTGGTGATGATGTAACTTTGTACCACGGTGTGACCTTAGGGGGGACGACGTGGAATAAAGGGAAACGTCATCCAACCTTGGAAGACGGAGTGGTTGTT includes the following:
- a CDS encoding SDR family NAD(P)-dependent oxidoreductase — encoded protein: MKSLKNKVAVITGAGSGIGRALALQMAKEGCQLALSDVNEVGLKETQSLVEQQSNSSVKVKTYSLDVADKNAVFQHADDVEKEFGQVNLVFNNAGVALSAKLVEVDMADFEWLMNIDFWGVVYGTQAFLPKLIASGDGHIINISSVFGIISVPKQGTYNAAKFAVRGYTEALRQELILDNLPVQVSCVHPGGIQTEIARNARIGESECRESTDSTFDKLAKTSPKRAAEIIISGVKSNKARILVGPDAHVIHMLARVLGARYQSLTQLWAKKMIY
- a CDS encoding sensor histidine kinase; this translates as MLYTFITTLLVTAVMSGVYYFSVGQVVRAQERNFSEAVLQHRLLSKQLTLEEYKIQFTPEFQLSDTLSFSFQWGANPSEIVGRLSLIPREVASCPQVSQFPVYQARYGAIEILTGCTIPAHDGRVLIAQNRQGLDRWQMLFKKASLFTLCATVLFGSICGWWFSRKLIRKVTLFNYTVSKVEQGDMTARVPERDNGDEFDEMAQHINRMLNQLESTFETIRGTTDAIAHDLRTPLNRMRLKLERLVCLPEGEIKADELADVLAELDTVLSTFNSMLELTRLEHGILSMDHEEINLRSVVEDALELIEPFVDDQGQSMTSQLNDVYLHGDRNLLFRAIYNLLDNAVKYSGSEAQIGVTLTDQQLVIADSGPGIAPDQIEKAFQRLGRLDSSRSQKGYGLGLSIVKAILKQQGMKIELKDNQPGLKVVIYLSRK
- a CDS encoding response regulator transcription factor codes for the protein MKILIVEDDRTTRDFLQQALTEQGYLAEVAEDGQDGLFQAMELNFDLIILDRMLPKMDGLTVLQALRSSGRSVPVLILSALDSVDERVKGLKQGGDDYLVKPFALAELLARVEILIRRTESASLTQQVTELVMKNLKLDLLSHKLFVHQQEIELQPKEFQLLKYLLEHPGQVVTRTMLFEAVWNYQFDPQTNVIDVHVARLRKKLAATGCLVEIETVRGVGYRLSSD
- the trmJ gene encoding tRNA (cytosine(32)/uridine(32)-2'-O)-methyltransferase TrmJ, giving the protein MTEQDKEITALSFDLLSNVRVVMVNTTLPGNIGSAARAMKTMGLSDLVLVDPKKPINDEAVARSSGATDILEAARQVATLDEAVEDCSLVIGTSARSRSIPWPLLNPRQCAERTILTSKRQKVAIVFGREDRGLTNEELAKCQAHVHIPTNPDYSSLNIASAIQVICYELRMAVESEVNPSPEFWGVDWDKELASAQEIDGFINHLETVMVESEFLDPENPRYVMTRLRRLFNRSLPDKVEINVLRGILSSISRKMKS
- a CDS encoding PepSY domain-containing protein, with protein sequence MNMLMKKVSVYAVSVSTMLGFIAVSTPVSADGEAELLQMKRTPVSVEPALIAINDAFPGLIYELELDEHRGQLVYDAEVVNLKDGTLYEVMYRPVSGNVELKETENISLLGFNRFNKAELHALELMEQHKYSLIDQLAKVKANYPGAIREVELESDKGVSYYKIKLISPEGVRRKVILDTENGEMIPVMDHD
- a CDS encoding inositol monophosphatase family protein, encoding MHPYLNNALRAARRAAESLVSGQDRLDSEIREGKPLASILPSYLRNAEQQIIRLLAKSYPEHYIVGQFDAIGDSAAQSRWEIQILDSQSQYIRQIPSYALAVTYYFRDVAEHAVIINPATQEEFTASKGRGAQSNDRRIRFSDNFSVAGKVVSGNFLNSANFETAQKLSATGYQLCDIDSPLLSIAYAASGKTEAAIVKGSRTKLDAAILIAKEAGALVGDSKGAPRPGEDTFVASPRIFKQVVQSLKS